A genomic stretch from Nitrospirota bacterium includes:
- a CDS encoding DUF3800 domain-containing protein: protein MDDSGDPGFKVSKGSSNTFVIGMVVFDDPLEAEETALRIKKLRRELRLSDTFEFKFNKCRKDFRCRFLETVKGAHFRARAIVMQKNRIYGKELRASKESFYNYAIKTVLKYHGGTINNARLRIDGRGDRNFKRALSSYLKRELNLHKAVNDKVIHDLRFVDSKRNVLIQLADMVTGAINRKYSSDKADSSVYIDIISNRIEDIWEFGR from the coding sequence ATGGATGATTCCGGCGATCCTGGCTTTAAGGTCAGTAAAGGCTCTTCAAATACCTTTGTGATAGGAATGGTGGTATTTGATGATCCGCTTGAGGCTGAGGAGACTGCTCTGAGGATAAAGAAACTCAGAAGAGAATTAAGGCTTTCTGATACGTTCGAATTTAAATTCAATAAATGCCGTAAAGATTTTAGATGCAGATTTCTTGAGACTGTTAAAGGCGCTCATTTTAGAGCAAGAGCTATTGTAATGCAGAAGAACAGGATTTATGGTAAGGAATTGAGAGCTTCCAAGGAATCATTTTATAACTATGCTATAAAGACAGTCCTGAAATATCATGGTGGAACGATTAATAATGCCCGACTCCGTATCGATGGACGCGGTGACAGAAATTTCAAGAGGGCGTTGTCTTCTTACCTTAAGAGAGAGCTTAATCTTCACAAAGCAGTTAACGATAAAGTGATTCATGATTTAAGGTTTGTAGATTCCAAGAGAAATGTATTGATTCAGCTTGCTGATATGGTGACAGGCGCCATCAATAGGAAATATAGTTCTGATAAGGCAGACTCTTCTGTCTATATTGATATTATCAGTAACAGGATCGAGGATATCTGGGAGTTCGGAAGGTGA